From the Hordeum vulgare subsp. vulgare chromosome 1H, MorexV3_pseudomolecules_assembly, whole genome shotgun sequence genome, the window GGCCCTAAGAGATAACTTGATGGGCTGGGCCATACCGGTTCAACACTCCTTTAACTGCCAATTAGTTTAGATAGAAATGAGCCTTCCCTGCAGATCGAACCCCGGTGGGTGAGCAACTCCATATAAACTTGGCTAAAGAGCAAGAGAAAAATATGACGTCTGCGTCCTTGGGATCTCCACACAGAGAGAGAGCAAGGTTAAGCTTTGGTCTGCGTCCTTGGGATCCCCACACAGAGAGAGAGCAAGGTTAAGCTTTGTACCATGTCCGTTGCTTGTTTGATTCCTTCCACTAGTTTGTGTTGGCTCAGTGCTATTTTGGAATGGCGATGTTCGATAAACGAGTTTTTCCATGCTAATTCTGTTTATGACATTGAATTTCTCGCTCAATTTATGTAGTTTGTGTAATTGATGAGCACGACAATCTgtttagtttcagttttaactAACTCTGCTCATAATGATGTTGTACATGGTTTTCTAATTTTGAGTGCTCCCAGGAGTTTCCTTATTCTTGGCTGGGCTATTTTTTTGCATCAACTAATTTCTGATGCTGATCTATTTCTTGAATTTTATACCATTTTCATACAGTTTATTATCTTATGATATGAATCCATAGTTCGTTAGTCACACTAAAAACTTCTTAAATTCTTCTGATATCTAATCTACTCTTGTTTCACAGGGCATCACTTTAGCGCCCTACCTATAAATCTAGCGGGAAACGATTGACTTAAAGTCATGGATGGGAACAAAGATGAGGCCTTGAGGTCTGTCAAGCTTGCACAGACTGCGCTTGCATCTGGAGATAGACAGCGGGCAGACAAATTTATTCGAATTGCCCAAAGATTGGATCCCAGCCTTCCAATTGTTGATTTGTTGACCACAACCAAGAAGTTTGATCCCCTGAATCTGAATGGTACTGCTTGCCAAGACAAGACCACAGGAGGCCATGAAAACCTAAAAACGCCAAAAGAATGTGCTGGTCCTTCTAATGTTGATAAAGGTTACACCGAGGAGAATGTTAGAGTTATCCGTGATATCAGGAAGAACAAGGACTACTATGCAATTCTTGGAGTGCAGAGGACTTGCTCCTTGGAAGAGATTAGGAAGGCCTACAGGAGGCTATCACTGAAAATTCATCCTGACAAGAACAAGGCTCCTGGGGCAGAAGATGCATTCAAGATGGTCAGCAAGGCTTTCAAGTGCCTAGGCAATGATCAGTCACGGAAGACCTATGATCAGACAGGCACCCTTGAGGGGCATGAGTTTAACGAGCAATATTCCAATGTCACGAGGCAGAGAACTACTAGGCGAAGGAGGCAAACAAGAAATGGCTTCTATAACTATGAAGAAGATTTAGATCCGGATGAGATATTCAGGTCTTTCTTCTACGGTACTCGTGATAATTCGTTCCGTGGTCACAATGTCTACAGGACAAGAGAAGCAGGTAGGCAGGAGCAACAGAGAAGGGAGCATCCAGTACAGGGCGGGTCGTTCATAAACTTAACAGTATTGATGCACCTGTCGGTCATATTACTTTTTGTCTTGTTTGCATTCATTCCAGTGCAGCAACCTCAGTATGCCCTGCAGAAGACATACAACTTTCCCATTTCAAAAGTCACTGAAAAGCATGGGGTGGAGTACTTTGTCAGCAAACATGATTTTGATCAGCAGTTTCCACATGGAAGTCCTTCTAGAGATAACCTCGAGGATCACGTTTTTAAAGATTATAAGACTATGCTAGGAAGAAACTGTCGTGTGGAACTCCATCGGCGTAAATGGGCCAATGACTACCCTACACCTCACTGTGACAAGCTACGGAACCTTGATGTGGCATAATAGTGCCCACATGGTGATTAGTTTGTTGTCTCATTTGCGGTCTTGCAGAAGTTCACTCTCTTGAAGGTATAACTTGTCTATGTTAATTTGAATTGAACTGTATGGTTGCATCGTGTATATTCTGATTTAAGTGTAAGTTGACATTTCCCTGTTTCTCAGTAAGGGCATTCATTGTCTCCACGACATACAGAATTGTAAAGTGTGCTATTTTATGACATGATGTTTCAGTCCTTGGGAAAATAATAGTTCAAGGAAATTGAAAAGAAGCTCTCAAGTTTATGCATAGGAACCACCTGTCGATGTATCAGTAAATTTTGGGTGAACTAGTTGGTGCATATAGCTAGGCGTGGAACATGAAAGCTTAGCAGTTCATTTTGAGTTAACATGTGTGATCAACTACTTTCGGTGTACTATATATTGATCGATTATTTAGGGTCTGGTCATCTCTAATGTGATATCTGACAAGCAGCTAAAGCTTGACGTCTTATCTGGAGCTAGAAATGTTTTCACATAGGGCTTTGTTTGGTGTTCTCATGCACTTTTTTTTATTGATGCAGGTGTAACATGGCAAGATTTTATGGAAAAGGATGAGCAATATATTTCTAGTTTGTCTGGTGCCCTATCGATGACATATTATGAACCAGTAAATTGACTGCTACATGAAGAAGCTTTGATGGCTGGCTAGCGTGTACATGGTGGAGTTCAATCAGGCTGTCATTCTTCTGGAGCAATTACCATTCTACACCTGCGAGTGCAAAATTTTGTGCAGATTATCGTTCTACGCCCGCCTGTAGTTGCTGAGTGCAAGATTTTGTGCAGATTATCATGCTATGCCCACCTATATTTGCTGTGCAAAATTGTGTACGTATACGACTCTGAATGATGGCTAGCGATCATGAGATCGTCATTGTACTGCCTGAAACCACTGTTGAGTTGAAATTCTCTGGGTTGGTTGTAGCTGCTGTTCCTTCTGAACAACTGTAAACCCCTTGAAATGAAGATTAGAAAACGTGGACTGTGAACCTTttgaaataaaaaatagaaaacgtGAAACCCTTGGTGTCGCTTTGGCGAGTTGGATGATTGTGCTGTTGAAATAGATTTCCTTTAATCTGGACAGCCAAATGTCGAGCTAGCGTTGTGCATTTCCTAATGGAGCTGGGTATCCAGAAGCTGAGAAACAGGGGCACTACTTGAACTTGATTTTGTCATAGTTGACTGTCAGGTTAAATCTGACCCGCTGCTATGTTGTAGTACTATATTTTATTCAACATAAACAACCTATAGCtgatatatactccctctgtctcaaaataatTGTCCAATtttatactagctctaatacaaaattatactaagcttaagacatttattttggaatggagggagtactcaaTAATTAGATCATGTCAACATGGAACTACCATAGAAAGAATGATGTCAGTACATTGAATTGACAAGTTCAAGGCGTAACTGAAAGAAGGCCCCATCTACTAAAGGATTGTCTTGATTTTTTAATTTTGCATTGTGATTTTAATGCTGATAACTAAATCAGCAATAGATTTAGACGGGGTTTGCTGCTGCTACTCAACTTCTATATTGGATAGTAATTTGAATTTGTACTTGATATGTGCTGATACAAGGACACCCTCTAATTAAACGGTATGTtgggagctataatagtataAGTTATGAAAACATGCAGCTAATATTCCTGTGTAGTGTGCAAGCTCTTTGATGATGATGTGAGCAGGAGTTTAGGGTTCTGGATGTCTTGTTACTTTGAACAGGGCATGTGTAGGTGTATGCCCATGCTAAAGATTGAGCTTTTGTGTTTGACTCCCCAAGCGATAAGGCGCCGGACCAGACGAGTTCACGTATGCTTTCTTCAGGGCGTGTTGGGATATCATTAAGGTGGATGTCATGGCCGCCATTGAGCACTTATTCAATCTGCATGCGGTGAACTTTAACTGGCTGAACTCTGCCAACATCGCGCTAATTCCTAAAAAGGACGATGCGGAAGACATTTCTGACTTTAGACCTATTAGTCTTATCCACGCCGTGGCCAAGATGATGGCTTCCCGCCTCTCGATCCACATGAATGATCTTGTCTCGCAAGCCCAAAGTGCCTTCATCAAGAAAAGAATCATTCACGACAACTTCACTTTCGTCCGCAACCTTTCCAGAAGGTTTCACCAGAAAAAATGCCCATGTTGCTCTTTAAGTTAGATATCAAAAAGGCCTTTGACTCGGTCCGATGGAATTACTTGCTGGATCTCCTGCAGCATCTTGGCCTCCCGACTTGTTTCGGAGGTTGGGTTTCCACTCTACTCTCctcggcctcctcgagggtcctGCTCAATGGCACTATGGGGGATCCCATCCAACATCGGAAAGGTCTAAGGCAAGGGGACCCAATTTCCCCCCTTCTATTTGTGCTTTCCATCGACCCGCTCCTACACATTCTTGATAAGGCCACAACACAAGGCAATCTGCATCCACTCAGGGGAAATACCACAACTCTTCGCATCCCACTATATGCAGATGACGTCGCGGTTTTCATGAAGCCCATCAAGGAAGATGTTCGATACTTCGCCTCCACCCTTGACGCTTTTGGAGAGGTCACCGGACTTGTCACTAACTGCAATAAGAGCCTGGTGGCTGCAATTCGTTGTGCTAGCTTGGATCTGCAGGACATTTTTGCATCACTTTTCAGCTAAGCTCACGCCTTTCCCAATGACATACCTTGGGCCGCCCCTTTCGGTCACGAGGCTCAAGATGGTGCACTTCTTGTCGCTTGAAGGTAAAATAGCCCACAAACTGGCTCCTTGGATCGGACAACTCATGGTGGCCCCTGGTAGGACTGTTCTGGTTAAGGTGGTCCTCGCCACCATAGCCATCTATACCATCACTTCGCTTGTCCTCCTAGTTGAGGTTATGAAAAGGATTGATGCCCTGAGACGTGCCTTCCTGTGGGCGGGCTACGACAAGATCACTTGAGGCAAGTGTAAAATTAATTGGGAGTGCGTCTGTCGACCGAAGATTATGGGTGGGCCAGGTGTCATGAACCTGTTAAAGTTCGCCACCGCGCTCCGCCAAAGATGGCTCTGGATCGAGTGGGCCTCGCCGGAAAAACCATGGTTGGGGATTGGCACCCCCTGTGATGATGCCGACAAGAACCTCTTTGCGGCGGCCACGACGATGAAGGTTGGCAGTGACAGCAAGGCATGCTTCTGGAAATCATCCTGGCTCGAGGGGCTGCGACCTATGGATATTGCGCCTGGAATCTTCAAGATTATCAAGAGGAAGGACTGCACGGTTGCTAAGGCCCTATCTGATAACTTTTGGGTTTCCCAGATTAAGTTGGGCATTTCTGCGAGCCACATCAAGGAGTTCGTCACCCTCTAGGAGAAGCTAGAAGGGGTCGTTCTTGACTATGACACGCAAGATACGATCACTTGGAAGTTCATGGATAATGGTAGTTTCTCGACGTCCTCTGCCTACAACATGCAGTTTGAGGGGCACACCATCATGCCGTCGCTTAAGGCAGTTTGGAAGGTTTGGGCCACCCCAAAATGTAAGTTATTTGCTTGGTTAATCATCCACAATAGGGTTTGGACAACGGATATGCTCCAGCATAGGGGTGGCCAAATTGCGGACTGTGCCCTCTTTGCAGCCAGGTTCAGGAATCGACGACCCATCTTCTCTTCTGGTGCCGCTTCTCGCTTACAGTGTGGAACTCGGTCAAAGCAACGCTTGGACTGCCAGAGATCACAACGGTAGATTGGGCAAACATGGTCACTGTGAGAGACTGGTGGGGCAATCTGGCCTTCGTGCGCTCGCCAAATAGAAAAGGTCTGGCATCCCTCCTCATTATTGTTTCCTGGGAGCTTTGGAAAGAGAGGAATTCCAGGGTTTTTCGGAATGTTTCTGCGCCTTCGGCGGTCATTGTGGGCAAGATCCTGGAAGAGGCAAGGCTATGGGTTTGTGCAGACGCCAAGGAATTGGATGTAATTTTACCTCGCAAGTGATTGTTTTATCCTCGCCGATTTGTGGCTTGGTCTTCGGACTTTGAAAATCTCCTTCTTAATTAATGAAATGGCAAGCCCTTTGCctttcaaaaaataaataaagaccGAACTTTGTGATTTTAGGCCTCAAAGCAGTACTGTCATTGTCATGGTTGTGGAGTATGTAGGTATGCAATTTTTCCCTGTGAAGTTGTATCCTTTTCTTTGTGGAATTGGTGGCAGTGAGAATTTCTCAAAACTAGACGATGCCCAGCCACTACAACATAACAGAGATTTAGTAACACGGTGTTATGTTACTATAGGTGCAAAAGAGTGTTACTAGACTAAATAGTAACACGTTTTGAAATGTGTTTCATTAGACCGTGTTACTAAGTGGTGTCCACTGTCACATATAATAATTGTCCCCATATGCTATAAATTATGTTACTGCTACGCTCCAGTAACATGCATATTATGTGTTACAAATTACGCCGGTAACACATTTTTATAACTACAGTAACATGTGTAGTAACATATTTCGTAGACGCAGAACATTGATGGTAACATGTTTCTGTAACTATTGTAACACCACTAGTAACTCATTCTTTTAACTTCGTAACACAAACAGTAACATAATATCCAAATAGCGTAACACTATAATCTAGAATTGTCAACTAGCATAGTAACATATTTTATAACTATAGTAACACGGTCAGTAACACTACTATATTAGTATGCCAATATaattaatatattttttgaaattattaacCACAAAATTATAGACCCATTTTATGGAATATACATTTATTCGGTAAATTGTTACAATTGCTCAAATAGTTAATAATTTTTATTATGATGCTTGGCATCACTAAATTGACCGAGAAACTGTAGCACGTCACATACACAAATTGGAAATATCATATTATGAATAAACAAGAATATATGATACACATagattgcaataaataaataccaACATTATGGGTGCAACAACATATCATTCGTATCAATTTGACTATAGAAAAACTCGTCTATGGAGAATATTACACAATAGCATTTCCATGAAATCAACCAAAGAAAAAGATATTATGAATGATATTACATTTTTCAATCTACCAATGTAAACTAGGGCTATTGGTAACTAAAATCTTCAATCTTATTTGCTTCTCGATTCAACCAGAGAATTCAACTGCAACTGAATTATCCTTCTTTCGAATCTGTAAAAGAAAAATGGACCTTACACATATGTCATTAAATGCACACAAATATGATTTTAGAATGTGTCACAGAAGAATATAACATGCAACCTGAAGTAAATGCATCACCAATTGTGTTATAATCATGAACTTCCCTAGCTTACTAACTCCTCATTACCATCAGTCGTAGTTGCTGGATCGGTACTCCAAATAGTAGCATATGCAATGTTCCCCTTTTTTTGATATGTTGAAATCTTCAAAACTATTTTGGAAGCAACCTATATTATGATCATTATTAGCATTAAACGACAATGATAATGTAATTTGCATGAAAAATATGAATACACGTGATCATAGTTCAGGAAGATTGTCATGACCATTCACTTCTTTAAGGATACTCAACTATGACCACACTTCCCCGCATGTGTTATGCTGGTGCGCGGGCAGCCTATAACCAACCATGTTGCGTTTTCTTGCCACATAATCCCACATAATCCTATGTAGTAGTAAATTGCTACGTTGTTGTATTATGAGTTCTGAAAGTCACCATGTGACAAATGTGTGATAAGCAATCACAAGAAAAAGAGTTCAAACAATTCCAGTTAGCTCATGTACCAATCAAGAAAACTTGTTGCATCCAGACAACAACACATAAGCAACATCCAAAGTAAGTGGGTCACAATGCAAAACTTTCAGAGTGGCAGAGTACAGCAACGCATCAACATAATAGCGACAGATCGTGTGTAGAGCATCTGTGTTGAGTTGTACGTGCCTACTTGATGTTGTGCCAGGCGTGTGTTTATGTATGTGcaagcttgcttgcttgctgctggGCTATGCAATGTGATGCATTCTTTCTTGCTGGCTGTTTTGCAAGGTGAATAAAATCATTGTGTCATTAGTAATTAGCAATGGATATTTTGCAATTTTTATCATGTAAAACTTACCAATCGGATCAAAATACTTATTTTAGTGGTCATATTTCTCATTCTAGAAGTAGGACGTGGGGATGTTTTTCATATTTTCAGAGAAAAAATAGTTTAGGCGTGTCGTTGTTTGTCAGATTTTTAGAGAGAAGGAAGCCCACATAATACACATTAATACATGACTCATCACAGGAATTTGGATGTTACCCATGGTAATGAACATATGTAGCTGTTATATTATATAGTTTGGGGAATTCAGTTCCATGCTCACTTCAAGGCGCTCAGTCCCTGACTTATTCACAGAAACTATTGATTGGTTCTTAGATCACCATAATAAGTTATAGTTCACATGATTCTTACCTACTTGCATGTTTAGAGGGTGGATACAAAATAGTAAAGGCAGTTAACCATTATTATTACGAATGTGCTTGCTTTAGGATAACAACAGTGTGGCAACAAAGTTTTAATTCCAACATATATATCTCTTTCATTCTTTTTATGGTCTTCTACTCCATGTTTATATAAAAATCTTATCATTTAGAGGTGATCCAGGTTTTGACCATGACACTCGCTTCGATTCAGCTGCTGATGTTGATATGCGTGTGATATTATCCTTGACGTTTTACCTTCGTGTTGCTCCCATGAGGCTAAATCTTGCTTCTTGACCTGATGatatatttctgttgagtgcagcTAAAATTTAGCATTGCATGCTCTGTAAAATCCTATCATTTACATGTTAGTATCATTCAGTATTGCTTAAATCCGCAGAAATAAATCCTAGATCCAGAAcacctgttttctacatgttagtATCATTCAACATTGCTTGCCTGTAGTCAAATACTAGACATGAAGTATTAAATCATTGTCTATTCTTGTCTAATCATGCATGAAGATGCTGATCATGTACATTTAATTTGAATTGGATGATGGATGATTTCTGATTTGCAAGTGCAAATGTTCTGTTGTCATGCAGTGACTTTATCCACTCTAACATGCTTCTTTTGGGTTGCAGGGTCATGGTCATGTTTATTTCCAGATCTACCCTTGATTGCTTTCATTTATATATGCAAATATGACTAGCTGCCAATTGTTGCAAGCTCTGGGTACCTTCTATGCCCAATATATAGCCTGTGTCGTAGTGCACCAAGCATAGTAAGTACAGCTACATCTATCTATCTCCCTTTTAATTGTAATATTTGTTTAAGTAGTACTGTCAAATTAGCAAATATGTACTCCTCTGAATCGTAGGAAAGAGACATGCATATATGCGTATAGACGATTACTCCTCCGAATATGAATGTAGTACAACGTCATATGGATGCGAATTGGTTGCCTACTCTGTAGTGGTTGGTGGCAGTGGTATTACTATATATAGACCGACAAGTACTGAAGTATTCCAGTTTATGATAGTATTGAGTGTTTATCTTCATGGTCTTATAAGTACATTTCTAAATTCATTTCTGATGTGTTTCAATCTTGGTTGTGCAAAAGAAAGGCTAATGCTATAGCTAGCAGTTTCAACTATATATGACCTCTATAGACCAGTACTTCATTGTTGCTACTTCCATGAATTTCCTTAATAAAAGTGTTCTTGCAATAACCAATGAAAGAATTCAGATTTTTTGTATGTTTGGTATAGTTCATCTGTGTGATGCAGTGCAGCTAGTCATACAAATATATCTACGATTGAATTGTTAACTAAGCATCTCTGTTGAAATGTTTTGGCTTACTTGCTTTCTTTCTAGATAATATTGCTTGCTTGCAATcaacactagtggaaaacaggcctttggcctggaccctttagtccctgcCTCCAtctgggtcgggactaaaggcccggccacgtcgccccaaaatcCCAATGCCGCCcatgaggctttggtcccggcccgtaaggagcctttagtcccggtttggacacaaaccgggactaaagggctacgcggtgtgcagcccgcatgtgcgccacctttagtcccggtttgtgtctcaaactggGACtagagtcctctgcctatatatattggccacagcccccctctcccctcttccttgcatttttcttggatggaagagcgtgggtgtgtgctagctctccatttttcttggatgcactagaggtgtttgttgaaatgtgtgttagagcgatgccgcttcagttcaccgaacacaactacgatatgagatgcccgagccacgcttaaacctcttcctctttatttctacttattctaaaaggttagcaactatatttcctcgtttagaccgtgcggtactaatttttaggatcgtgattgtatttgatatactgtcgtataacgcagatgagccatccatggatgtatggtgatcgacgcacagccgcttacagagaaggcatgcattcttttcgagacgcaaccgatgcgaacaagcatggtggtggctatatgttttgtccatgtgttgaatgtcggaatgagaaggattacacttcctcaagagtcattcagagccacctgcttcggtccggttttatgtcgggctataatgtttggaccaagcacggagaaagagcggttatgatggaagacgacgatgaagaagaagagaacgatgatgacaactaccgacctatgttccctgagtatgctgatatcgcaatggaagacaatgaagaagaagatcaggatgaagaacgggaaccagatgagcctgctgatgatcttggccgggtcatttctgatgcacggcgaggttgcgacacagaaaaggagaggttgcagttcgagcagatgttacaggaccacaacaaattgttgtacccaacttgtgaagatggccagaagaagctgggtagcacactggaattgctgaagtggaaggcagagaccggtgtgactgactcgtcattcaaaaagttgctggtactgatgaagaagatgcttccaagaaagaacgaattgcccgccaacatgtacgaagcaaagaagcttgtctgccctctaggattagacgtgcagaagatacatgcatgccctaatgactgcatcctctaccgcggtgagaagtacgagaatatggataaatgcccggtatgcactgcattgcggtataagatcagaaaagatgaccctggtgatattgagggcgagccacccaggaagagggttcctgccaaggtgatgtggtattctcctataataccatggttgaaacgtctgttcagaaataaagatcatgcgaagttgttgcgatggcacatggaagatcgtatgaaagacgataagttgaggcaccccgttgatggtcggcagtggagaaaaatcgagagagagttcccgagatttgcaggtgacgcaaggaacttatggtttggtctgagtacagatggcatgaatccttttgcggagcagagttgcagtcacaacacctggcccgttactctatgtatctacaaccttcctccttggttgtgcatgaagaggaagttcattatgatgccagtgcttatccaaggtccaaagcaacccggcaacgatattgatgtgtacctaaggccattagttgatgaacttttacagctgtgggccgaaccaggtgtacgtgtgtggggcgagcacaaacaagaggaatttgaccttcgagcgttgcttttcgtatccatcaatgattggcctgctcttagtaacatttcaggacaatcAAACaacggatacaatgcatgcacgcaccgtTTGGATCagtcagaaagtatatatctggacaaatgtaggaagaatgtgtacccgtacaatcgtcgttttcttccgcccaagcatcccttaaagaaaaaaggcaagcatttcaatggcaaggcagaaccctggGGGAAGCCTgttatccgtactggtgctgaagtatttgatatggtcaaagatttaaaagtaatctttggaaagggtcctggcagccaacctgttcctaacggccctgataagcgcgtacccatgtggaagaagaaatctatattttgggagctaccctactgggaagtccatgaggtccgctcggcaatcgacgtgatgcacctgatgaagaatgtctgcgtgaatattctaggcttcctgggcttgtatgggaagtcaaaagatacaccggaagcacgggaggaccaggaacgtcataaaggaagagatggcatgcatccaggacagtttcaagggcgtgccagctacgctcttactaaggaagagaaggaaatcttctttgaagtccttttcagtatcaaggtcccgactggcttctcgtcgaatataaagggaatcgtaaatatgaaagacaaaaaattccaaaacctaaactctcatgactgccacgtgcttatgacacaattgcttccggttgcattgaggggaattctaccggaaaatgttcgcctggcaattgtgaaggtatgtgcattcctcaatgcaatttctcagaaggtaatcgatcgagaaagtctatcaaggttacagattgatgtggtccaatgt encodes:
- the LOC123440587 gene encoding chaperone protein dnaJ 49-like translates to MDGNKDEALRSVKLAQTALASGDRQRADKFIRIAQRLDPSLPIVDLLTTTKKFDPLNLNGTACQDKTTGGHENLKTPKECAGPSNVDKGYTEENVRVIRDIRKNKDYYAILGVQRTCSLEEIRKAYRRLSLKIHPDKNKAPGAEDAFKMVSKAFKCLGNDQSRKTYDQTGTLEGHEFNEQYSNVTRQRTTRRRRQTRNGFYNYEEDLDPDEIFRSFFYGTRDNSFRGHNVYRTREAGRQEQQRREHPVQGGSFINLTVLMHLSVILLFVLFAFIPVQQPQYALQKTYNFPISKVTEKHGVEYFVSKHDFDQQFPHGSPSRDNLEDHVFKDYKTMLGRNCRVELHRRKWANDYPTPHCDKLRNLDVA